The Microtus pennsylvanicus isolate mMicPen1 chromosome 5, mMicPen1.hap1, whole genome shotgun sequence DNA segment TGTATCGGAATAAGGGATGCATTATAGGAAGTGATAGTTTTCCATTCTGCATTTCAGCGTTCGGTAATTGGGAGAGTTAGTTCATTCTCTCTGTGGGGCTGTGGGCCCTCTGAGACCTGCTTCCCAGGGCTCTTTTCTGGAATGTAGCGGATCTTCTGGACCGTAACACATCTCACTCGGAGGGTCTCCGGAAGCCCACCTTGGGTTGGACATATCGATGGGCAAGCTCTTGGAGTGAAAGGTGCTGGCTCTCGAGGGACCTAGCTGTGTCACCTCAACAGGTCACAGCCTTATCCGTCTACTGTACATTAAATGTGGGCGGTAATGGAGATAGCCGTAAGTTCTGCTGGGCAGAGGATTTTGATTCTAAAAAGCACTTTACTGATTGCACAAGCAATATTTGATCTGATCTTTTAAATCGAAATAAATTTAACTCTAGGCCCTGACCCTGGAGGCCTGGGTTGAGGAGGCAGTTGCTTCTAAGGAGCCAGCTGTGAGCTTCCGGAAACTCCTGAGAACAGGGGGCCTGTACCTTATCTGGAAAATGAGGTGTTTCATGTGTGGGGGACTTGCTCATGGCCTGTGACATCCCTAAAAGCTATGAGTCTGGGGCCCATGTAAACTTGGGATAGGACTCTTGGCTGGTGCGCCAAGCTCAGAGGCAGCTTTGAACtttctatcctcctgcctcagcctcccaagcagctgAGATTTGAGGTGTGATTCCAGGCCCTTTGCTTTTGTACCCAATGAAATCGAGGCAGCAAATGATCAAGTCCCTTAGACCAGGCCATGGAGCTCGTGTATCAGAGTGAGGTGTCCAGTTTCCTCCATGGCATTTCCTCTCCTCTGGGTTCCTGAATTCTGCCAAACACCTCCTAGTGGGCTCTCTGCCAGAATTCCACCTTTTTCAGTGAGGGTTTGGACAAGCCAGccctgtcttcctgtctcagtacCTTTCTTACAGCCCTAGGTACTCCTTTCTTTAAGCCCTTAGATCCCTCACCTCCCCAGCCTTACCTCCTCTATCCATGCCCGCTGGCCACACTGGCTATCTCatttactgttctattgctgcagagacactgtgaccaaggcaactcttcaaaaaagacagcatttaattggggttggcttacagttcagaggcatagtccattatcgtcatggaaGAGAGCGtggtggcaggcagacatggtactggagaagtagctgagagttctacatcctgatcctcaagcagcaggaagagagagcctggGCTTGACAGGGGCGTTTGAAACAtcaaagtccacccctagtgacacacttcctccaacaaggccacatctcctaatccttctaatcctatcaaagagttccaGTCCCTGGTGCCtaggcattcaaatatataagcctatggtgtaacggcgtaaatgaatgcagacagattgaaaaatatatatatacagctttaatggtgaaatagacttacagaaccaccgttcccacagagaccaggaaagcagaagaaacagctgggagcacgctcgccaaatttgtaggcaaacattagcccgaggcgaacacgcccccttaggggcgggacttatccctacattatgggggctatttttttttatttctttttaaaaatttatttattttatatacagtattctgtctgcatgtatgcctgaaagccagaagagggcaccagatctcattgcagatgacTGGGAAcaagcatgtgggtgctgggaattgaactcaggacctctggaagaataggcagcactcttaacctttgagccatctctccagccttggggAGGGCAGGCAGTATTCTTATTCAACCATcacactggccttccttgactcTTCATCTATAGTGACAGCTTTACTCTGGAGACACTTtggttaaaatttaaaatcctctCTAGGGAGACATAGAGTCCCGAGCCAGGAGCTTGCTGCGTGCATGGCAGGCTGGATTCCAGCTCCCTGCCACACCCTTGACTCATGTGCGGTGCACTAACTACTTGGCTGTGTGAATCAGCTACAGGAGCATTGCCCACACCAATGCTGCTGCTTCGCCTGGCCAGGCTCTGGCCCCTGAGTTAGCtcatcttgactgtcaacttgcaCACCTGGGAAAAGGTGTCTCAGTTAAGGGATTCCCTTAACTTGACTCGGGGCATGTTTAGGGGACATCTTGATGATTAATTGTGAACTATATTGATGTAGGAGGCCCACTATTGGCAGTACCGTCCTTGGGGCCTGGCCCGTGTAagaaacatagttgaacaagggCAGGGGAACAAGCTATAAGCAGGGATCCACTATGATCTCTGctccagtttctgcctctaggtccctgccttgagttcctgctctggcttccctcaACCATGAACTGTAACCTATAAGCcacacaaaccctttcctccccgagtagGTTTTGGTCGGTCTTGTATCACAGCAGCAGGAGTAAATGAGAACAGCCCCTGTGTCAGCCTGCATTCAAGTCACCTAACCAAGAAATCTTTCCTGAGCCTAAATCCTGAATGGAAGGAAGCCTTTGTTTTAACCACATTTGTAATAATTGTCATTTCTATTGTTTATAATAATTTGTTCTCTTCCTGTGATGGCACCTCATCTCAAATATTAATAGTCCTTTTGGTGGGTATTTGATTGACATCTGCTTCCCCTGCCCCAGAAACTCAGAGAGCTTGAGTTGCACGTGTGTCCTTTGTGGGTTCCCTAAGCACGCAGTAACTACTCCCTGAAGGAACGCATCCATGGAGCCAACTAACCCTGCTGCCACATGGTTGGCCCCAGCCGGTGGGGTGTGCAGCGCTCAACAGATGAAAAGGGTCTGATGAGAACTTAGGGGGGTCCCTAGGATCCTGGTGAGATGGCCATCCCACAGTCTGTCTGCCTTGGGAGGCCAAGTTTCCAGCAGGGGGCCTTAAGCCGAGAGGAGACCGGTGCTCTCAGCTTGCTAAGACTCGCTTTCAATTTAATTTACATAATTGATGCATTTTTCTATATTAGTCAAAGATTAAATATAAacatacccagcaaagcttttcCCTCAGCTTGTCAACAGCTCTGAAAGCTGCAGTGGTCCACGCTGAGGGGCCGCTGGCCCAGCTCCTGGGAAGGGAGGGCAGCATGGAAGTCACAGAAAAGCAGGCCCTGATGGGCACTGGTCAACCCATTCTTACTAGTTGAGAGTCCTGTCCCGAGTCGACAAGCAGTGCTGAGGTCTGAGGAACCTTGTGAGCTAGATTCCCAGCTTCCACTACTTATTACACTTACGGGCTGGGCCAAGCTCCTTCATCGCCCCTTGCCTCAGTGTCCCCATTTGTAAATTACGAGAACACCTCTCCAGGAAGGCGTTCAGCAAGGGGATGTTAGCTCTCCGGGCATCATGTTTACTAGCCTATGGGGTCCCGGGTCCCAGCCTGGCAGGATCTGCCCAGCTGGTCACTTAGGAGCATGACCAACCACCCCCCTCTAACCTGAAGTGCAAAGATGTGAGTAGCGGCCAAGTAGGGGCCTGCTAAGTTCAGAGCTGGGCTGCGCACTGAGGTCACTGTGAGTGCTGCGGAGAGCCTCCTTGCCGCCACTCACAAACACAGGTAGCTCTCTCCCCTGAAACTTCGCAGCTTGGCGGACACGGTGGTAACTTTATCTCCTTTCTATGGTCCCTGATACAATGCACACTACCGTCCACACCAGAGgtataaaataaatgtcttatataaaaacaaatgcacCAAGAGGTCCAGGACCCTCGGAAAGGACAAAGGTGGCTTCGTGGAAGCCAGCACCTTAGGCAAGATGAAGTGGAAATGACCGCCTCCCACCAGTGCCCCTCCAGGCGAGTGAGCCCCGCCTCGAGGGTGCACGTGGGGCACAATGAAATAACCATCACTAACAAAATGAAGGGTGATTGTGCCATCCCCAGTACGTCCCCTGCCACAGATATTTTCAGTCAGGATAAGagctgtctctcttctttccctgtccCTTGATCAAGATACATGccagacacacacgcacgcagATGCTTTGAGAtgaatatttacttatttattcatttatgtttgtttttggcACTGGTGGTTGAAGCCTTATGCCCACTAAGCAAAGCTTTCCCCGAGTTCTGCACCCAGTCCAGGATGAATATTCTTACCGTGTAAAGTTTCACGTCCGGGAGGAGAAACAGCAGGTCTCTTTTGAGcccctggcatgctgggagaCTGGTATCAACACCAGGCTCTGTCTTGTTTCTCAGGTTATGGAGACATGTACCCCATCACCAGGCTCGGCAAGTTCCTGTGCATGCTCTATGCTCTCTTCGGAATCCCTTTGATGTTCCTGGTCCTCACAGACATCGGAGACATCCTAGCCACCGTCTTATCCAGGGCTTACAGTCGGTTCCAGGCTCTCCTTTGCCTCCCCCATGCTCCCTCCCAATGGTGCTCCAGCCTGTTCTGCAGGAGGCAGCAGGACGGCAAACCCGCGGAGGAAACCATCCCTCAGGTTGTCGTCAGTGCTGGTGCAGGCGAGTTCCTAGACCCCCAGCCATACGGGGAGCCTGCATCTCCAAGCTGCAACGTGGAGCTGTTTGAGAGACTGGTCGTCCGAGACAATCAGGACAAGCTACAACTACCCACGCAGCCCGTAGAGAGGAGCAGTTCATGCCCCGAGCTGGCGCTGGGGCGACTGTCCTGTTCTATCCTTAGCAACCTGGATGAAGTAGGCCAGCAGGTGGAGAGGCTGGACATCCCTCTCCCCGTTATCGCCCTGGTCATCTTCGCCTACATCTCCTGTGCAGCTGCCATCCTCCCCTTCTGGGAGACAGAGCTGGGATTCGAGGACGCTTTCTACTTCTGCTTCGTCACACTGACCACCATTGGGTTTGGGGACATCAAGCTCGATCAcccccacttcttcctcttcttctccatttATATCATCGTAGGCATGGAGATCGTGTTCATCGCCTTCAAATTAATGCAGAACAGGCTCCTACGTGCCTACAAAACGCTCATGCTGTTTTTCGCAAAAGGGAATTTTCACTTTTTGCAAAAGTGAGGATGTGGGTAGCTCTGAAGCGACAGACACAGGCCCTGCAGGTTCCCCCACCTTGTTTGTGGTATGCTACAGTTAAAACACCGTAACCTGCCATCCGATGTCCTGGGGCTTAGGAAACAAAGCCTGTATGAGGGCTGAGTTCAATGTTGAGATCCTTCAGAAGCCGGTACATAGGACACTGGTACACAGGAGTGGAGGTCCTCTCCATTTTCCCTGTCTGCACCTTAGAAAGGTGGCAAACAACCTGATGATGTCACCTCTTTCTtgtgacaggaagaaaaaaataaatagaccTCTGTTCTTGGCATTTGTACTTCACAGGAAGTTAAAATCTTCCCAATTGGCGCCAGCCTCCCCTGAACAGCCAAAGTGTATCCGAGCACCCTGCTTCCCTGAATGAGTGCATGGATGCACTAGACCCTGCCCAGCCTGGGTTGCTGACATCACCAAGCGGAGCTGTCACCTGAGAGAAGTCTTCATGGCCAGATTCTAGCAGAACACTTGTCTCACCCCTTAACTCGTGGATGACACCACCTGAGAGAACTGCCTGGTGACAGTGTCGCCCCCTGCAGGAGTGGATGGATTGTCACCCACTGGTGGAGACACTCCAGAGCTGCCCTGGAGGGGTTGACATGGAGTAGGTGCCCCACCCACACGTCCTGGCGAGTTACTTCCTTTACAGTCTGTCTTTGGCCAGTATGGCGAGTGCATGTCTAGAAATGTCAGAGGGAGTGTCCTTCATCCATGGACAGTGGGGTGGACAGCTGGCACCAGAGCCCTGGACTCTGCTGTATGCCTTCCCCCCTCTTCCCAGTAGGCTAGTGATCATTAGCACGTCCTGAAATGCCTCCACAGTATCCCTTTCTTGTCACCCATCCCTCCATCAGCCTCTCTGGGGGTCCCCTCCGTATCCCAACTCACGTCTGTCTCTAAGCAGTTTCTGAGGACCAAGAAGAGGACAATGCAGGTGGCTCAGGACTGGCTGGGAGATTGGGAGAGGCACAAGTCCTAGTTTCCTTATGTGAAGGTTGATGGAAAGGCACTAAGACTGCATCTCCAAGTCCTGCAATGAGTCCCTGGGCCAGGGGTGCCTGGTGCTACAGGGAGGAACCAAGGCACTGGGCTTGAAGGGCTCACTGTTCTGTCTTAGATTCTAGCTGCATCTCAGGAGGGTTAGGGTCTCTCTggtctttccccttctctccacaAAGATTAAATCCTTAACTCCTCTAGTCCGTGAAGATCTACCTCAGGCCATGGAATTGACCATGCATGAGCAGAACCAAGGGAAACATGGGAAATACCAGGGTGAAATCTCAGACCAGCACTTGGGGGGTTGTGGTCTGATGTGTCCCAAGCTTCATTAGTGCAGTGAGGTGTGGCAAAGCACCTCACATCCAAATTCACTGAAGACTGCCCCCGGCACATGATGGGGATGGAGGGTGCCTAGAAGTTCTGTAGATATCCACGGGACACTGGCTACTTACCTGGATCAGGACATGAAAAGATGAACCTAAGGGAAACTCGGAACAGAAGTAACTTCATGAGAGGTGGTACAAACTTCTCAAttaccccttccttcctcccttcctcccttcctcccttcctcccttccttccttcctccctccctccccctccctccctcccttccagtcCCTGGAGTCCCCGGAGGCTGCAGAGCTGGCTTGACCAAGGCTGCTTTCCCGGTTGCTAAGGTGGGAGTTACTGGGGGATCTTCTTGCCAGACTAGGAGCAGAATGCGAGTCCTCAAATGGCCACCAGGTGGCGAGCCAGACCGCTCCGACCTTGCGCTCCAGAGCCAGCAGGTGGCGTGTTCGCCTTTTGCTGTCTTTTGGCAACTCCAGGCGCCTGCAAAGAAAAGGCTTCTGGTGGGAGTGTCCCCTTGACGAAGAGCAGCCTCTGAGTCTTGGCTTCCGCTGTGGCTTCCTTTTCAactctttttgaaatttttatttaatttgatttcttttaaaacaatcgtattttacatacataccaatcccagttccttctcccttctcttcttctgtcCTGCCTCCCCCCACCACGCCTTTCCCCCACCTTacctctccatccactcctcagagagggtgaggcctcccacaGGGAGTCAAGAAAGTCAGTCACTCAGGACCAAGGCCGtccccactgtatctaggctgagcaaggtatccctccatagggaataggtCCGGAATACCAGTGAGTGACCgctgtgtggcttgggcagtttgtggggccactagcagggGAACCAGTAtgtatccctagtgcatgaactcaTCTTCAGCTCTTGCAGTCCTTGGTTGTCCTAGCATGCAGTAACTGTTCAAAAAGAACTCCCCTCTTGGCTCCTGGGGGCATAGGGctggcgcgggggggggggggggggcattgggAGTGGCTGGTCCTGGTAGCACTCCTTCACGGTCTTTCTGGGGAAGAAGAGATTGCCAGGTATGAGTCTGAATTTAGTAATGGCTCCATGGCTGCCAGAGTTCTCCCAGGCCTCAATCTCCACAACCTGGGCAGCTCAGATAAGCAGGGTGAGAGCCCCAACACCCTTGAGCCCCCACTTACTTGAGTCTAACATTGGCTTTGCCTGCCACAGTTCCCTCTTTGCGTTACACTGGGCCATTCAAGCCTGGCCCCTGGAACCTCTGCTCCCCATAGCATGGGATTTCCACTGGCATTCTGGGCTCCACCCTCAACGCCCCAACAATGCCTCTGGACCTAGCATTCTTCTCATCTCCCACCCGAATGCAGCTCCAGCCTGCCAGCAGCCTATGCTGTGCCCCttggctctctgcttccagagggCCATGTGTGCCCCCAGTGTGGGGCCCTGGCTTCGGTTTCTGGTTTTAAGTACAGCAGGCATCTGTTCATTTCAAAAGCTCGGGGTTAGTCTGATGGACCCAGGGCTCAGAGCTCTTCTGAGTGCAGGGTGCCAGGCCCTGAAATACAGACCTAAAGAAGAGAGCTTGGAATGTTCTTATGCTTGTCCGGGTGAATGACACAGCCTTTCATGGCAGTGACAGAAACTCCTCTTTCCCTGAGGAAGCAGAACCCTGGAGATTTGTGCCATGATTTTGGAGAGATGCTAGATACAGTGTGACCCTGTGTCTGGGACCTGGCATTCaaccaggcaggcagc contains these protein-coding regions:
- the Kcnk18 gene encoding potassium channel subfamily K member 18, with translation MEAEEPPEARGCCREVLGKARRCCPEALGKLLPGFCFLCCLVTYALVGAALFSAVEGRSDPEAEENPELKKFLDKLCSILKCNRTVVDGNRKDLCEHLQRMKPQWFKAPEDWSFLSALFFCCTVFSTVGYGDMYPITRLGKFLCMLYALFGIPLMFLVLTDIGDILATVLSRAYSRFQALLCLPHAPSQWCSSLFCRRQQDGKPAEETIPQVVVSAGAGEFLDPQPYGEPASPSCNVELFERLVVRDNQDKLQLPTQPVERSSSCPELALGRLSCSILSNLDEVGQQVERLDIPLPVIALVIFAYISCAAAILPFWETELGFEDAFYFCFVTLTTIGFGDIKLDHPHFFLFFSIYIIVGMEIVFIAFKLMQNRLLRAYKTLMLFFAKGNFHFLQK